A single genomic interval of Mycolicibacterium sp. MU0053 harbors:
- a CDS encoding acyl carrier protein: protein METSHPEAVSAALEEILRDDLSVDISRITRDSRLVDDVGLDSVAFAVGMVAIEDKLGAALTEEDLLSCETVGDLEAAILAKVPAAK from the coding sequence ATGGAAACGTCTCACCCGGAAGCGGTCAGCGCGGCACTCGAAGAGATCCTGCGCGACGATCTCAGCGTCGACATCAGCCGTATCACGCGTGATTCGCGACTGGTCGACGATGTCGGGCTGGATTCGGTGGCGTTCGCGGTCGGCATGGTCGCCATCGAGGACAAACTCGGCGCCGCCCTCACCGAAGAAGACCTGCTGAGCTGCGAGACCGTCGGGGACCTCGAGGCGGCCATCCTGGCCAAGGTTCCCGCCGCCAAGTGA
- the mbtM gene encoding long-chain-fatty acid--ACP ligase MbtM, giving the protein MNVLTSALTRAMTESNKDLVVLDRESGEWVRHPWAEVHARAENVATRIGAGPAGAVGLVGEVTVEFVAGLQGAWLAGRAISILPSPIRGADPAQWALATLNRFQGIGVATVLSAGPNLTLLQDAGAPVTLLDLPEVGHPQRSTTFTPVPDDGVAVLQGTAGSTGTPRTAVLSPDAVFHNVSGLLQHIGVDGAVDVGCSWLPLYHDMGLTFLLSGALSGSELWLAPTAAFSASPFRWLSWLAQSRASLTAAPNFAYNVIGKYARRVPDVDLSALRFAINGGEPIDCEGFSRFLSELSRFGLDPGAAAPSYGLAEATCAVSAPVPGRGLHADELWDPATESVHKHAVLGNPIPGMELRIAASDEHSADTGKEIGEVEIRGTSMMSGYLGTGSLAPGEWFKTGDIGYLTDGGLVVCGRAKELITVAGRNVFPTEIERVAAQVRGVREGAVVAVGTEDGAPRPGLVIAAEFRGPDADGARSELISRVASECGVVPADVIFLTPGSLPRTSSGKLRRLEVKNNLEAVRA; this is encoded by the coding sequence GTGAACGTGTTGACGTCCGCGCTGACGCGGGCGATGACGGAGTCGAACAAGGACCTGGTGGTTCTCGACCGCGAAAGCGGCGAATGGGTCCGCCACCCGTGGGCCGAGGTGCACGCGCGCGCCGAGAATGTGGCCACCCGCATCGGCGCCGGCCCGGCCGGCGCCGTGGGCTTGGTCGGCGAGGTGACGGTCGAGTTCGTCGCGGGTCTGCAGGGCGCCTGGCTGGCCGGGCGCGCGATATCCATTCTGCCGTCACCGATCCGCGGCGCCGATCCGGCGCAGTGGGCGCTGGCCACCCTCAATCGGTTCCAGGGCATCGGCGTGGCCACCGTACTCTCCGCGGGTCCCAACCTGACCTTGCTGCAGGACGCCGGGGCCCCGGTGACACTGCTCGACCTTCCGGAAGTGGGCCACCCCCAACGCTCCACCACGTTCACACCGGTTCCCGACGACGGGGTCGCCGTGTTGCAGGGCACCGCGGGGTCCACGGGCACGCCGCGCACCGCCGTGCTCTCCCCCGACGCGGTGTTCCACAACGTCAGTGGACTGCTGCAACACATCGGGGTCGACGGTGCCGTCGACGTGGGGTGTTCGTGGCTGCCGCTGTACCACGACATGGGCCTGACGTTCCTGCTCAGCGGCGCGCTCAGCGGCAGCGAACTGTGGTTGGCGCCCACCGCGGCGTTCTCGGCCTCCCCGTTCCGTTGGCTGAGCTGGCTCGCGCAGAGCCGGGCGAGCCTCACTGCCGCACCGAATTTCGCCTACAACGTGATCGGCAAGTACGCCCGGCGGGTACCCGACGTCGACCTGTCGGCGTTGCGGTTCGCGATAAACGGCGGCGAACCGATCGATTGTGAAGGATTCAGTCGCTTCCTCTCCGAGTTGAGTCGGTTCGGTCTCGATCCAGGTGCCGCTGCGCCGTCCTATGGTTTGGCCGAGGCGACCTGCGCGGTCAGCGCACCGGTCCCCGGCCGGGGCCTGCATGCCGACGAACTGTGGGATCCGGCAACGGAATCCGTGCATAAGCACGCTGTGCTGGGCAATCCGATCCCGGGCATGGAACTGCGGATCGCGGCCTCCGACGAGCACTCGGCCGACACCGGCAAGGAGATCGGCGAGGTGGAGATCCGCGGCACCTCGATGATGTCGGGATACCTCGGTACCGGCAGCCTGGCCCCCGGGGAATGGTTCAAGACCGGCGATATCGGCTATCTCACCGACGGCGGACTCGTGGTCTGCGGACGCGCCAAAGAACTCATCACGGTGGCCGGCCGCAACGTCTTTCCCACCGAAATCGAGCGCGTCGCGGCACAGGTGCGCGGCGTCCGCGAGGGCGCCGTGGTGGCCGTCGGCACCGAAGACGGTGCGCCCCGACCGGGGTTGGTGATCGCGGCCGAGTTCCGTGGCCCTGATGCCGACGGCGCCCGCAGCGAGCTCATCTCGCGGGTGGCCTCCGAATGTGGCGTGGTGCCCGCCGATGTCATTTTCCTGACGCCCGGCTCGCTGCCCCGAACCTCGTCGGGCAAGCTGCGGCGCCTCGAAGTCAAAAACAATCTGGAGGCGGTACGGGCATGA
- the mbtN gene encoding mycobactin biosynthesis acyl-ACP dehydrogenase MbtN: protein MTATVELTVDDYRRLLDEVFDERVVAWTAEAEASERFPRALIEYLGSTGVFTGKWGDGPQPHVGKLLELAYQLGRLGSAGIGVGVSLHDSAIATLRRFGKSDYLKDICEQAIRGETVLCIGASEESGGSDLQICETEVRSARGGFEIRGTKKFVSLSPIADHILVVGRGIDHDQSSRHGNVLLIAVPVAQTEVQKPYRKVGAGPLDTAAVHIDTWVPEDALIARAGTGLAAISWGLAHERMSIAGQVASSCQRVLGITHARMVNRSQFGSTLFEHQALRLRMADMQARVDLLRHGLNGIAASGKLDLRAAAAVKVTAARLGEEVVSECMHIFGGSGYLVDETPLGQWWRDMKLARVGGGTDEVLWELVAAAMRPDHDGYAELIGG, encoded by the coding sequence ATGACGGCTACGGTCGAACTCACGGTCGACGACTACCGGCGGCTACTCGACGAGGTCTTCGACGAACGCGTGGTGGCCTGGACCGCCGAAGCCGAAGCCTCCGAACGCTTTCCCCGCGCACTGATCGAATATCTGGGATCGACCGGCGTTTTCACCGGCAAGTGGGGCGACGGCCCGCAACCGCACGTCGGCAAGCTACTCGAGTTGGCGTATCAGCTCGGGCGGTTGGGCTCGGCCGGGATCGGCGTCGGGGTCAGCCTGCACGACTCCGCGATCGCCACCCTGCGACGGTTCGGCAAGTCCGACTACCTGAAGGACATCTGCGAGCAGGCCATCCGCGGTGAGACCGTGCTCTGCATCGGCGCGTCCGAGGAATCCGGCGGCTCCGACCTGCAGATCTGTGAGACCGAGGTGCGTTCGGCCCGAGGTGGTTTCGAGATCCGCGGCACAAAGAAATTCGTATCGCTGTCCCCCATCGCCGACCACATTCTGGTGGTGGGGCGCGGCATCGACCACGACCAGAGCAGCCGGCACGGCAATGTGCTGCTGATCGCGGTTCCTGTCGCGCAGACCGAGGTCCAGAAGCCCTACCGCAAGGTGGGCGCGGGTCCGTTGGACACCGCCGCGGTGCACATCGACACCTGGGTCCCCGAGGACGCGTTGATCGCCCGGGCCGGCACCGGACTGGCCGCCATCTCGTGGGGGCTGGCCCACGAACGAATGTCGATCGCCGGCCAGGTGGCTTCCTCATGCCAGCGCGTGTTGGGCATCACGCACGCCCGGATGGTCAACCGCAGCCAGTTCGGCTCGACGCTGTTCGAACACCAGGCGTTGCGGCTGCGGATGGCCGACATGCAGGCCCGGGTCGATCTACTTCGGCACGGCCTCAACGGTATTGCCGCATCCGGCAAGCTCGACCTGCGCGCGGCCGCCGCGGTGAAGGTGACCGCGGCCCGACTCGGCGAAGAGGTGGTGTCCGAATGCATGCACATCTTCGGCGGATCCGGTTACCTGGTCGATGAGACACCGCTGGGCCAGTGGTGGCGGGACATGAAGCTGGCCCGGGTAGGCGGCGGCACCGACGAGGTGCTGTGGGAACTGGTGGCCGCGGCCATGCGTCCCGACCACGACGGCTACGCCGAGTTGATCGGCGGCTGA